ACCGTGAGGTTGGGGACAAAGTCGCCGACCCCATAGCCCAGTTCGTTTTCCAGGGCGGAGATATCCGCTTCAATGTGTATATCCGACTGGGCCGCAGGAAGTCCTGCGGCAGCGGGTTCCATATCCACAGGCTGGAAATAGACTCCCGCCACATTGAGGGGCCCCAATTCAAAATCATCCCCTAAGGGAAATTCTTCAAAACCGGCAACCTCGCCGGGGGCAACCGTGCTGGCTGGCTTTGTTCCCTGCTGACCACCGCCGGCAAAGGCAAAGGCGGTGCAGCCCGCAATCAATAGAAGTACCATCAGTTTTCTGATATTCATGTACTCACTCCTTCCTAATTTTCTCCTCATGGCCTAACGGCCCGAGTTAATACCATTGTTAATGGGACGCTTGTTCCGCTTGAGCTGTGCCACAAAGGTTATGATGGTGGCGGCCAGCAGCAGTATCTGTGGGATAAGGGTTTCCAAGGTAGGATAGATACCCAGGATATCCACGGAGCCCACAAAGGAAACCGGGGTGACCCCGATAAGATTCCCCTCCTGAAGTTCCTTGATGCCGTTACCGATAAAGGTGACCGACATGAGGAAAAGCAGTACGCTGGTACCCAGGAAAAAGGGCTTCAGGGGCAGGCGGAAACTCACCACCCGGATGAGGATGTAGATCCCCACCAGGAGTACCGCTCCGATGCCCAGGCCGAGCCACACCATGTTGACGTAGCTTTGGGTTTGGGCCAGCAGGGCCTGATAAAAAAGGATGGTCTCAGCCCCTTCCCGGAAAACCGCGAGGAACGCCGCGAAGGCCAGGGAGAACATGGAGCCCTTAGTTATGGAACTTTGAACCTTTCCTTCTATATAAGAAGTCCAGGCTTCCGACTCTGCCTTGGACACCATCCAGTTGCTTACGTAGAAAAGCACCGCCACCGCCACCAGCATGGTGGCCCCTTCCAGAATCTCCTGACCCTGACCGCTAGCGTTCCCTGTAAGGGCGTTCAGGATAAAGGCCATTACTACGCTGAGGCCCAGGGCTAGGATCGCCCCCCAGTAGACCGGCGTGGTACTTTTTTTGTTTCCACTCTTTAAGAGATAAGCCACTATGGCGCCGACCACCAGGATGGCCTCGAACCCTTCCCGGACTATGATCAGCAGGGAACCCAGGAAGACCCCCAGGGCGCTCTCCCCCTTACCATCCAACTGGTTGGCATCCTCCCTGAGATACTGCACCAGAAGATCCAGGGCCTGTCTCACCTCATTGTTTGGGGCCCCTCCGGTCATGGCTTTCTTGATAAAACTGAACTGATACTCCACTTTTGCAGCCCTAGCCCCGGAAATATAGGCCATCACGGTCTTTTCAAACCCAAGTTTTTCATAATACCCGAAATAGGCCGTATCCACCTGTTCCTTGGCAGTATCAGCATCCCCAGTCAGGTAGGTTTCATAGGATTGGTTTATCACATCCCGCATTTCATCTACTATTTCATTCCAGGATGCAAAGGCTGCAAAGGCAGGGGAAGAAACCATACTTATCATAAGCACTATCAAGATAGGCAATACTAACTTTTTACGCAAAACCATGCTCCTTTCGTCAGATAACTCTCACA
The window above is part of the Treponema primitia ZAS-1 genome. Proteins encoded here:
- a CDS encoding iron transporter codes for the protein MNIRKLMVLLLIAGCTAFAFAGGGQQGTKPASTVAPGEVAGFEEFPLGDDFELGPLNVAGVYFQPVDMEPAAAGLPAAQSDIHIEADISALENELGYGVGDFVPNLTVKYEIAQANGWKIEGTFMPMNASDGPHYGANVKLNGIGDYTVKFFIQNPEAQGYVLHVDKTTGVPGRFWGQPLVAEWKVAYAGPQW
- a CDS encoding FTR1 family iron permease; its protein translation is MRKKLVLPILIVLMISMVSSPAFAAFASWNEIVDEMRDVINQSYETYLTGDADTAKEQVDTAYFGYYEKLGFEKTVMAYISGARAAKVEYQFSFIKKAMTGGAPNNEVRQALDLLVQYLREDANQLDGKGESALGVFLGSLLIIVREGFEAILVVGAIVAYLLKSGNKKSTTPVYWGAILALGLSVVMAFILNALTGNASGQGQEILEGATMLVAVAVLFYVSNWMVSKAESEAWTSYIEGKVQSSITKGSMFSLAFAAFLAVFREGAETILFYQALLAQTQSYVNMVWLGLGIGAVLLVGIYILIRVVSFRLPLKPFFLGTSVLLFLMSVTFIGNGIKELQEGNLIGVTPVSFVGSVDILGIYPTLETLIPQILLLAATIITFVAQLKRNKRPINNGINSGR